The following DNA comes from Coraliomargarita parva.
CTTTACGGATTCGAAGATACGGTCCAGCAGCTGGTTGCAAGCGTTGCCAACCGTATCCGCGATTTCGATTGTCTGGGTCTTCCCGTTGACGACCACTTTGACATCGATGGGACGGCGGCTTGGGCCGACATAAGAGTGAGCTTCCTTCATCTCGCGAATCTGGAGCAGCGACAGCTTCATGTCGGGATAGATGTGCTCGAGTCCTTTGGTGATGGCGTCGTCGATACTGTCGCCGGCATAGGGGAAGCTTAATTCATCCTCTTTTTTCGGAAAGTAACCTTGAACCAGGCAGAGGTCGGTCGTCCCGGCGCCGATATCGACAAAGAGTGAATTTTGCACCGGATCGACATAGTGAGGCTCATGCAGGCGCGAATCTTCGCGATAGCCGAGTGCGGCGAGGAAGGGCTCGGGGATGATCAGGATGCGGTCGAACACACCGGTCACTGCGCTGCGAAGCACTTCTTTGGACTGTGCGCTGGTATTGGCCGGCATGCCGATCACGGCACGGATCTCGCCGGCTCCGTCGGGGGCGACCATCTCTCGCATATGACGGAGCAGGTCGCGGGTCGCTTTCACATTGTTGATCACGCCGTCTTTGAGCGGCCAGACCAGATCCAGGTGCAGCTTGTTCTGGATCGCATCCTCACCATAGAAGATTTCGTCATTGGACGGCAGGATGCCGTTGACCAAGCCGTCGCGGACATACCCGACCACGGATGGAAGGAGCTTGCTGACGTTATAGTCGGACGAGTTCTCGTTTCCCGAGAGGATGAAGGAGGTATTGGTTCCGAGGTCGAGGCCTACAAATAGAATCCCGTTGTTCTTTCCGGTTTTCCTGACTTCGGCCGGTTTGGCTTCGGTCTCTTCGACCACGGCACTTGAGCTATCTGATTTCATAGTAGTTTTCTCTGTTTGGGTTAGACTCTTTGATACGATAGAATGTGTCGGCCTCAGCGGTTGTTGCGTTCCTCATCCAGCATCGCGTCGATCATGCCCGCGAGGTCCAGCCCGCCACCCGGTGCGGGCTTGTGTTGGCCGCCGGTGGCGGATCTGGTTTCAGCTGTGGCATTGCCTGCGGGCTCTCGCGGGGCGGATGGTGACATTGCAGGCGGGGTACTTGCCGCTTGTGCGGACAGGTCGGGGCGATGCCGGCGCATCAATTCGACTGTCCGGCGTATATCCTCAAGCCGGTGTTTCTCCTGAATCAGGATGCTCTGGAGTTCCTGTGGTGTCAGGACGGGCTGGCTGGAGGCTTCGCCATTCAGGTCCCGGGTGATCCCGTCGAGCTTGAATTCGGCCTCCTCGTGCCGCTCTGCAAAATAAAGTTCCCACACCTCGCGGAATTGCGCGCGTATTGTTTCCAATGGGTCGTGTAGGGTAAGCATATAGGCGGTGCTCTGCGTCACTAAAGAAGGGCGTAACAAAGCTTCGGGGGGCCCCAAGTCAATCCGTTTTTAAAATCCATAAGTTACTGTGAATCAAAAGGTTCATACCTCCGTAAGGTATCCCATGGCATCCCCTGGGGGCTTGGACTTCTGCCGGTCTGGAACATGCCTCAAAAGCGGGCTTCGGTGTTTTCTGTACCCATGTCGGGATCATTGCTTGGCTACCTCGCCGTAGATCCCGTATGCCCAGGCAATTGCAGGCTCTAACCAGTTGGTAGCGAGCGGGATAATACTTCGACCCGACTTCCAACCCGGACAGGGTCGCACGAAGATGAGTCACAGTGAGGTATTTTTTTTAGCCCGTTATGCCTCAAAGCGATGCAGAACTCGACGCGATTGCCGCACCGCGGAAGCCGTTCGTATGAATCTGGAGGGATGCGCTTCGCGCGTCCGCCGAGAATCCCCAGGCCTCGCGAACGGATAGGGAATATCCGTCCCTACCTCCCTGAAAAAGGGTAAGCACATTCCCAAAATAAAACGTCGCTGTAAGCATTCACGCGCGTGCGTCCCGCCTTAGCGGGGTCCATTAACGGCGTTGAGCCCTGCGTAGCCCAGGCGTAGCGGGGTGACAAACCATCGTTGTTGAAAGCATCATTTTGCCATTAATGATTCTGCCTACCCAAAAGTGCCGGCCCATCCCTCCGTCCCCGCGAATCAAGGTTTGTTCGCCATGCAATTAGTTTCATAAATTCCTGCCGCTCGGGTCCGGCAGGCGGGCAATGTGTGCTCGCCAACCGCGAATCATCCTGACTAGCTTGACCGTTTGCCCCGACATACGGGCTACCGCAATCTCGAACCAACGCGGGCATCCCCGCGGAAGCGACACTTACAGTGAGCCACAAACCCAAAAGCATCTTCATTCTTAACGACGCAACATTCGGACAGATCTACTCCGAAACGAGCCTCCAACGGATCCATGAACTCACCGATGTGATCCACGGACAATTAAACCGGGACACCTGGGAGGCGTCCAAGGCAGTCCTCGCGGAAGTCGAGTACATCTTCTCCGGCTGGGGCATGCCCAACATGGATGCAGACTTCCTGGAAGCCTGCCCCAAGCTGAAGCATGTCTTTTATGGCGCCGGCTCGGTCCGCGCCTTCTACACCGAGGCCGCCCGTGCCCGCGGCATCGGGCTCTGCTCCGCCTGGCGCGCCAATGCGATCCCGGTCGCGGAATTCGCCCACGCCACCATCCTGCTCGCACTCAAGAAATTCTGGCGCATCAACCGCATGATCTCGGAGAAGCGTCAATGGGAACGCACACTCGCCGTGCCCGGTGCCTACGATAGCACCGTCGGCCTGGTCTCCCTCGGCGCGATCGGCCGCATGGTCGCCGAACGCCTGGGCACCCACCACCTCAAGATCGTCGCCTACGACCCCTTTGCCAACCCGGCCCAAGCTGAAGCGCTCGGAGTCAAACTGGTCTCGCTCGAAGAGCTGTTCGCCACCTCCGATGTCATCAGCCTGCACACGCCCAACCTGCCGGAGACCCGGGGACTGGTCAGCCGCGCCCTCCTCGAGTCCATGAAAGAAGGCGCCACCCTGATCAATACCGCACGCGGTGCCGTCATTGACGAACCCGCCATGGTCGACGTCCTGCGGGCCCGCCCGGACCTCGATGCGCTCCTTGATGTCACCGTCAATGAGCCCGTGCCGGAAGACGACCCGCTCTGGGACCTCCCCAACGTCGTCATCACCCCCCATATCGCCGGCAGCCTCGACAACGAATGCCAGCGCATGGGCCAGTACATGGTCGAGGAATGCGAACGCCTCCTCCAAGGCGCCCCCCTCCAGCACGAAGTCACCGAAGCCATCTTTAAGACCATGGCTTAGCGGCCGGAGGCCGTTTGCCGACGCTCGACCGACAGTGAATGGCTTACTGCCCCGCAGCTTATTGGGGGGGGATGGATCCGCCCTCAAAGTTCCCCTCCTAGATTAGGAGGGGTGTCCCCGCTTGCCGGGGACGGGGTGGTCGATCAGCGAGGTCTAGTGTACTCGGCGGACGCGCGAAACGCATCCCTCCATTGATTTGCGGAACGATATCTCTGACTGGAAGAGTGGAGGGCCTGATCCCGTATCACGCAAGGTTCTTATAGTCTGTCCCTTACAGCTCTTATCCCTTACAGCTCTACGGAAAGAGTCCATTTAGCAGGGCATCGAACCCCTCCCCCGCTTCGCGGTCCCCCTCCCCTGCAAGCAGAGGAGGAGTTGTTAGGCTCCGTATCCCGCCCTCCAGACGGCGCAGCCGCCTGTCTAGAACAGATCCGTCTCGTAGTCCGAGGGGGGACGGATCACGCCGCGGTAGGGATACAGCGGCGCAGTGCGGGGCGCGAATTCGATCACAATCGGGCGCGCCTCGCTGTCAACCGATGCGGCCGACTCGGCGGCTGTATAAGTAGACTCGTTTACGCTGCGGGAGAGGGGCGACATGACCGCGGCAAAATCACCGACCTGCGCAGCCAGGTCCTCGGCCTGGTCAAAAACAAGTGCCACATCGCCGAACCGTTCGACCGCCTCCGCGGTAATCGTCGAGATTTCGATGCCGGGCGAGGAAGCGGGACCGGCACCGGCCAGCCGCTGGCCGTCACGCAAGAGGTAATCCTGTCCGCGGCGGTCCGTATAGCGAAGGCTGCCTTCCTTGCATTCCATCTGGAAAGTGTAAATCCGGCTACGCTCGTCGTAGCGTATCTCGATCAACCACAGCGCGGAACGCAGGGTGATGCGGCCGACCGGAACCTCGAAGATCAATTGGGAGCCAACGGGAAGGCTCCGGCTGTCCAGCACCAGACGCCCGCTCCGCAAGTTCAGGATCATGCGGCTGAGTCCGGGAGGATCACCCGCCCCGCTTGCCATCTGCTCGAAACGCTCGAAGGCAAAATAACCGGGCCCGGACCAGGCGAAACGCATCCCGTTCGAGGTCTTGGCATACACGGTGGATACCGCCTCCGCACGCAAGTCGAACACACCCGGATAATAATAGGGCAAGGCCGCATCCGCCAACTGCACACGCGCCGTCCCCACCGACTGGAGCCCGGCCCGGCCGTCGACTTTGATCACGCAGCTCCCGCCATGCAGCCAGCTGTCCGACTGCGCCCGGGCCACCGGCATCCCGGAAAGCAGGCAAAGGAAGACAAGACAAAATTGCTGCGCGCTCATAGGATACGAAGTTTCTGCTGCAGACGACGGGCCGCCTCATTGTCCGGATCAATCTCAAGCGCCCGGTCCACCGAGCTGCGGGCCGCTTCCATCTCTTCGGGGAAATGTCCCAAATACGCAGCCCAAAAATAGTTCGCATTGCTGTTCAGCGGCGCCAGTTCGAGCGCCCGCAACAAAGCATCCCGAGCCCCGTCGGCATCGCCGGCAAAGCCCAGCGCGATGCCCAGTTGCGCCCAGGACTCCCAATACACGTCGCAGGCCTCGACCGCCTGTCGCGCCGCCTGCACCGCCGGCTCGGCATCGATCGAATAGCTCGCGGGATTGCGGAAAAAGAGCTGGCAATAAGCCGAGCTCAGGCCGATCCAGGCATCCACGTTTTGCGGATTCAATTCGGTCGCCGTCTGGAATCGGGCCAGGGTCTCGTCCAGCAGGGCATCATTCCCGGACAAGTGGACCCGCGCCCGCACCAGTTGCTCCAGACGCTGCTCCGCCAGGAGCGCTTCCCCCTGCGAAGCCAGACGCGGCTGGCTGTAGCGAAGGAAGAGCAGGCCAAGCACCAGCGAAAGCACCAGATAGCCCCAACGTGCCCACAAGCTGCCGGGAATCTGCAAATTGCGGCTAAAGCGGATCTTGACCACCACCGCCAGTGCGACCACAGCGGTCAGGCACAAGGCCGGCACCATCGCGACAAAGTGGAAGCCCGCACAGGTCAACAAGACCAGCAGCCCGCACAGTCCGAAAGAGAGGAAATAGCGCTGCGGCGGCATGGTCCGGCCCTTCCGGTCCCGGAAGCTGACCTCGTAGTCCTCCTTCCTCCAGCGGCGGTAGGCACGGACAATCACGATCACCAGAGGCACCAGCAGCAGGACCGCCCCGATCAAGCCATACTCCGACAAGAGCAGCAAATAGTCGTTCTCCGGGCTGCTTGCCACGCCCGAAAAGGCCCGTGTCCCACTCTGCGCCATATGCAGGGGGAAGCTGCCCGCGCCCTGCCCCCACACCGGACTCGCGACAAAACCGTCAAGCGCCTCCGCCCACAGCTTTAGCCGAACCGCCTCGCCATCGGCGGACAGCGCATCGGACATCAGGTTCTGCAGGCGCGGATAGAAGAAATAAATCGAGACCAGCAAGCCGAAGAAAAGTAGGTTTCCTGTCACCCCGGCCAGAAATGCCGTCCGCCGCCGGCGGAAGCTAAACCAGGGCACCAGGAAGAAGGCCAGGACCAAGGGAATGGCCGCCCATAAAACCTGGGCAAAAAAGGCCCCCAGCAGTAGCATGAGCGACAGGTAAAAGGCCAGCAGCCGCACGATCACGGGCAGGCGGGGCACGATCGCGATCACCGCCATCGCCACCATGATCACCAGCAGGTAGCTCGCGTAGGTATTCGGATCCCCGAAACTGCCGGTCGCATGTCCGAGAAAAACCGGGTCCATCCGTAGGGAATAGCCCGCCAGGGCATCCGCAAAGAGCGAAGGCTTCTGGAAGAACTGGTAGAAACCCATGAAGACCACCCGGGCCGCCGGTGCCAGCACACAGAGCAGCAGCACGGTCAGATGCCCCCGGGTCCGCAGGTTGTTGACCAGCACCC
Coding sequences within:
- a CDS encoding O-antigen ligase family protein, whose product is MPSLIDKSGNLRYFGRLSWGNFVDWWVTFCLGAILALNTLALGGVRPETQLLILPLYGVLIVLHGLWLAVNRDDSTKRISYVPLAFLPFVLWMGLSAHWITATPWLGSYVWIACLQAFVVFWVLVNNLRTRGHLTVLLLCVLAPAARVVFMGFYQFFQKPSLFADALAGYSLRMDPVFLGHATGSFGDPNTYASYLLVIMVAMAVIAIVPRLPVIVRLLAFYLSLMLLLGAFFAQVLWAAIPLVLAFFLVPWFSFRRRRTAFLAGVTGNLLFFGLLVSIYFFYPRLQNLMSDALSADGEAVRLKLWAEALDGFVASPVWGQGAGSFPLHMAQSGTRAFSGVASSPENDYLLLLSEYGLIGAVLLLVPLVIVIVRAYRRWRKEDYEVSFRDRKGRTMPPQRYFLSFGLCGLLVLLTCAGFHFVAMVPALCLTAVVALAVVVKIRFSRNLQIPGSLWARWGYLVLSLVLGLLFLRYSQPRLASQGEALLAEQRLEQLVRARVHLSGNDALLDETLARFQTATELNPQNVDAWIGLSSAYCQLFFRNPASYSIDAEPAVQAARQAVEACDVYWESWAQLGIALGFAGDADGARDALLRALELAPLNSNANYFWAAYLGHFPEEMEAARSSVDRALEIDPDNEAARRLQQKLRIL
- a CDS encoding rod shape-determining protein, which encodes MKSDSSSAVVEETEAKPAEVRKTGKNNGILFVGLDLGTNTSFILSGNENSSDYNVSKLLPSVVGYVRDGLVNGILPSNDEIFYGEDAIQNKLHLDLVWPLKDGVINNVKATRDLLRHMREMVAPDGAGEIRAVIGMPANTSAQSKEVLRSAVTGVFDRILIIPEPFLAALGYREDSRLHEPHYVDPVQNSLFVDIGAGTTDLCLVQGYFPKKEDELSFPYAGDSIDDAITKGLEHIYPDMKLSLLQIREMKEAHSYVGPSRRPIDVKVVVNGKTQTIEIADTVGNACNQLLDRIFESVKELITRAPSESVVTLLQNILVTGGGSRIKGIDTELQKMLVEEGYANPRVRTVGEDYKRFVGLGAIKAARAARDTQWQILFK
- a CDS encoding hydroxyacid dehydrogenase, giving the protein MSHKPKSIFILNDATFGQIYSETSLQRIHELTDVIHGQLNRDTWEASKAVLAEVEYIFSGWGMPNMDADFLEACPKLKHVFYGAGSVRAFYTEAARARGIGLCSAWRANAIPVAEFAHATILLALKKFWRINRMISEKRQWERTLAVPGAYDSTVGLVSLGAIGRMVAERLGTHHLKIVAYDPFANPAQAEALGVKLVSLEELFATSDVISLHTPNLPETRGLVSRALLESMKEGATLINTARGAVIDEPAMVDVLRARPDLDALLDVTVNEPVPEDDPLWDLPNVVITPHIAGSLDNECQRMGQYMVEECERLLQGAPLQHEVTEAIFKTMA